The following are encoded together in the Salvia hispanica cultivar TCC Black 2014 chromosome 6, UniMelb_Shisp_WGS_1.0, whole genome shotgun sequence genome:
- the LOC125196442 gene encoding monothiol glutaredoxin-S4-like — protein MDRVSKMVAEKPVVIFSKSSCCMSHTIRSLFSDFGVNPTVYELDEIPRGREVEQALSRLGCNPSVPAVFIGGEFVGGANEIMSLHLKRSLKPMLKRAGALWL, from the coding sequence atggataGAGTGAGCAAAATGGTGGCGGAGAAGCCGGTGGTGATCTTCAGCAAGAGCTCGTGCTGCATGAGCCACACGATTAGGTCTCTCTTCTCCGATTTTGGGGTGAATCCGACGGTGTACGAGCTGGATGAGATCCCGCGGGGGAGAGAGGTGGAGCAGGCGCTGTCGCGGCTCGGCTGCAACCCTAGCGTGCCGGCAGTGTTCATAGGCGGTGAGTTTGTTGGTGGAGCCAATGAGATCATGAGCCTTCATCTCAAGAGATCCTTGAAGCCCATGCTCAAGAGGGCTGGGGCCCTCTGGCTTTGA
- the LOC125196953 gene encoding monothiol glutaredoxin-S5-like, whose translation MERVNKMVSEKPIVIFSKTECCMSHTIKSLFYDFGVNPTIYELDEMSWGQEIEQALMRLGGNQALPAVFIGGEFVGGANEIMSLHLKRSLKPMLKRAGALWV comes from the coding sequence ATGGAGAGAGTGAACAAAATGGTGTCGGAGAAGCCCATCGTGATATTTAGCAAGACGGAGTGTTGCATGAGCCACACCATCAAGTCCCTCTTCTATGATTTTGGTGTGAACCCTACAATATACGAGCTGGACGAGATGTCGTGGGGCCAAGAGATCGAGCAAGCACTGATGCGGCTGGGGGGCAACCAGGCCTTGCCAGCGGTGTTCATAGGTGGTGAATTTGTTGGCGGTGCCAATGAAATCATGAGTCTCCACCTCAAGAGGTCATTGAAGCCCATGCTCAAAAGGGCAGGTGCATTGTGggtttaa